One genomic window of Malaciobacter molluscorum LMG 25693 includes the following:
- a CDS encoding cache domain-containing protein, protein MKRNRVYILISIIFFLIYIFVICTTYNKNRNYLFKTTINNQLKLVSSYKQKFDERLSALKRIVETMGKKLIKKDKFKDFDSIKEMLTTAMISGDGFKSVYISYPDNFTISGRTDWYYSDDYIATKRPWYIEAINKKATIISKPYVGSPGFEDKLYISIASPIYDKNNKLLAVMSSDLELGTVQKELSELFPIKNGFAFLMTSDSKVIVQSNKLGFDFNNKKVKEFLHSFSKDKKGDKTFNLNDEKYIFTYEHLKNSDWLFVSVLEEKEIFKDLNQQLFMNLISSLILFILGLGTIIFISITQKKLYDKHLLLGHFAKSPTWGILLTDKNGNIIFINKVFEQIFNIKSKSLYEKPLDTILHVLKNKKEQNKIDSFQDIKNNLFTIKSYNLVKNDKVYRVQITPLLNRFQKQLEGTIITLNDISHEKYLEKKDSEQEQILIQNSKMAALGEMVSAISHQWRQPLSTLLMLISNAEEIVEKNSLHKANNFLLRSKKTIELMNETVNAFRNFYKEDFDKREFDLIKIINEIVLITLPQMKINAIELDFKYNKNINYKCRSYPSYIKQVLLNLITNAKDELCLVLKENPFFEAKISIELKKDKNYFYLIIEDNAKGVLKENKEKIFEPFFTTKAQGTGTGLYLCKLLVENKMHGEISLSKSKNPTRFLIKFGDTKNV, encoded by the coding sequence ATGAAAAGAAATAGAGTTTATATTCTTATATCAATTATATTTTTTCTCATATATATTTTTGTTATTTGTACTACATATAATAAAAATAGAAACTACTTATTTAAAACAACTATAAATAATCAATTGAAACTTGTAAGCTCTTATAAACAAAAATTTGATGAAAGATTGTCTGCATTAAAAAGAATAGTTGAAACAATGGGTAAAAAACTAATAAAAAAAGATAAATTTAAAGACTTTGATTCAATAAAAGAGATGCTAACAACTGCCATGATTTCAGGTGATGGATTTAAGAGTGTTTATATCTCTTATCCAGATAACTTTACAATTTCAGGAAGAACAGACTGGTATTATTCTGATGATTATATAGCAACTAAAAGACCTTGGTATATTGAAGCAATAAACAAAAAAGCAACTATAATTTCAAAACCATATGTAGGTTCACCTGGTTTTGAAGATAAACTTTATATAAGTATTGCTTCTCCAATATATGATAAAAATAATAAACTTTTAGCTGTAATGTCAAGCGATTTAGAGTTAGGTACAGTACAAAAAGAGTTATCTGAACTTTTCCCTATAAAAAATGGTTTCGCTTTTTTAATGACAAGTGATTCTAAAGTAATTGTACAATCAAATAAATTAGGATTTGATTTTAATAATAAAAAAGTTAAAGAGTTTCTTCACAGTTTTTCAAAAGATAAAAAAGGTGATAAAACTTTTAATTTGAACGATGAAAAATATATTTTTACATACGAACATTTGAAAAATAGTGACTGGTTATTTGTTTCTGTTTTAGAAGAAAAAGAGATTTTTAAAGATTTAAATCAACAGCTTTTTATGAATCTAATCTCATCATTAATTCTTTTTATTTTAGGATTAGGAACAATAATTTTTATATCAATTACCCAAAAAAAACTTTATGATAAACATCTTCTATTAGGACATTTTGCAAAAAGTCCTACTTGGGGAATTTTATTAACAGATAAAAACGGTAATATCATCTTTATAAATAAAGTTTTTGAACAAATTTTCAATATAAAAAGTAAAAGTCTTTATGAAAAACCTTTAGATACTATTCTTCATGTTTTAAAAAATAAAAAAGAACAGAATAAAATAGATAGTTTTCAAGATATTAAAAATAACCTATTTACAATAAAATCTTATAACTTAGTTAAAAATGACAAAGTTTATCGTGTACAAATAACTCCTTTATTAAATAGATTTCAAAAACAATTAGAAGGAACAATTATTACACTAAATGATATAAGTCATGAAAAATATTTAGAAAAAAAAGATAGTGAACAAGAACAAATATTAATACAAAACAGTAAAATGGCTGCATTAGGAGAAATGGTAAGTGCAATCTCACATCAATGGAGACAACCTTTAAGTACCCTTTTAATGCTAATAAGTAATGCTGAAGAAATTGTTGAGAAAAACTCTTTACATAAAGCAAATAATTTTTTATTAAGATCAAAAAAAACAATTGAACTTATGAATGAAACAGTTAATGCTTTTAGAAATTTTTATAAAGAAGATTTTGATAAAAGAGAGTTTGATTTAATTAAAATAATAAATGAAATTGTTCTAATAACGCTACCTCAAATGAAAATTAATGCAATAGAGCTTGACTTTAAATACAATAAAAATATTAATTATAAATGCAGAAGTTATCCTTCTTATATAAAACAAGTTTTATTAAACTTAATAACTAATGCAAAAGATGAATTATGTCTAGTTTTAAAAGAAAACCCATTCTTTGAAGCAAAAATAAGTATAGAATTAAAAAAAGACAAAAACTACTTTTATTTAATTATTGAAGATAATGCAAAAGGCGTATTAAAAGAGAATAAAGAAAAAATATTTGAACCTTTTTTTACTACAAAAGCACAAGGAACTGGGACTGGACTATACTTGTGTAAACTTTTAGTAGAAAATAAAATGCATGGAGAAATATCCCTATCAAAATCTAAAAATCCTACAAGATTTTTAATAAAATTTGGAGACACCAAAAATGTATAA
- a CDS encoding response regulator transcription factor: MYNKITKLLENKNILIVEDEIDLQDIIVESIKDYANCVFRANNGLEGLEIFKSNSIDLIISDIHMAKMNGLKMSNEIRTIDPYVPLIFLTAHDTDENMLDAIELKSKSILIKPFDKKQLLISMGLAISSFNEDKKILNLNNSFIYNIETKELKQKDKYISLTRKEQKLLDLLIKHQEHAVPFSLIESYVWNENGATPDAIRMFINKLRKKIYPELIENIQGIGYKLTLK; encoded by the coding sequence ATGTATAATAAAATTACTAAGTTATTAGAGAATAAAAATATTTTAATTGTTGAAGATGAAATAGATTTACAAGATATAATAGTAGAATCAATTAAAGATTATGCAAATTGTGTTTTTAGAGCTAATAATGGTCTTGAGGGACTTGAAATTTTTAAAAGTAATTCTATTGATTTAATAATTTCAGATATTCATATGGCAAAAATGAATGGTTTAAAAATGAGCAATGAAATAAGAACAATCGATCCATATGTTCCATTAATTTTTTTAACAGCACATGACACAGATGAAAATATGCTTGATGCAATAGAATTAAAAAGTAAAAGTATTTTAATAAAGCCTTTTGATAAAAAACAGTTATTAATCTCCATGGGATTAGCAATTTCTTCTTTTAATGAAGATAAAAAGATTTTAAATCTAAATAATAGTTTTATTTATAATATTGAAACAAAAGAGCTAAAACAAAAAGATAAATATATAAGTCTTACAAGAAAAGAGCAAAAACTTTTAGATTTATTAATTAAACATCAAGAACATGCAGTTCCTTTTTCTTTAATTGAAAGTTATGTTTGGAATGAAAATGGAGCTACTCCTGATGCAATAAGAATGTTTATTAATAAATTAAGAAAAAAAATATATCCTGAATTGATTGAAAACATTCAAGGTATAGGATATAAACTAACTTTAAAATAA